CTGCCGGTTGGCGATCGCCTTTCCCGAGATCGCCGAAATGCAGGCGCGCGCCATTTTCGAGGGCGCGGTCGATGCCAAGCGCAAGACGGGGCAGGCGCCGGCGCCCGAGATCATGGTGCCCCTCGTCGCGATCAAACCGGAACTCGATGTTGTGAAGGCGATCATCGATAAGGTCGCCGAAGCGGTTGCGGCCGAAACTGGCGAGATGATTGCCTATACCGTGGGAACGATGATCGAATTGCCGCGCGCGGCGCTGAAAGCCGGCGAGATTGCCGAAACCGCGGAATTTTTCTCGTTCGGCACGAACGATCTGACGCAGACGGCGCTGGGCATTTCGCGCGACGATGCTGGCACATTCCTCGGCATCTACATCTCAAAGGGTCTGCTTGCGCGCGATCCGTTCGCCACGATCGATCAGCAGGGCGTCGGCGAATTGGTTGAGATCGCGGTCGAACGCGGCCGCAAGGCCAGGCCCGACATCAAGCTCGGGATTTGCGGCGAACACGGCGGCGATCCGGCCTCGATCGGTTTCTTTGAGCGGGCAGGGCTCGATTACGTGTCTTGTTCGCCGTTCCGTGTGCCGATCGCGAGGCTTGCCGCGGCGCAGGCGGCCGTCGGCGGCCTGGCGCCTGGCGAAGATTCGTAAAATCTATGGCTTCGCGAATGCGCTAATCTTCTGCGCGAGCGCGACAGGGAATTGATACATCATAGCGTGACCGGCTCGGCCGATCGTGACTAAGCGCGTATTCGGCAGAAGATTCCGAAGCGCGTTGGAATTTCTGACGGAGACAACGTCATCGTCCGAACCGGAAAGGATCAGAGTTATAACTCTCACCGCCAGAAGCGCTTTCGCCGCACTTCCATCTTGTGACCAAGCCTTCAACAGCGCCGACTGCCCATTTGTGACCGCATTTGAAATGACCGGAGAGCGATAATCGGCGGGCTCGTACATTTCCCGACGAAAGCAATGTGTAGCGCTGGAAAGACTCGCCGGTGGAAACAGCACGCTCATGACGTCGTCAAATGTGACGCCCGGCGCGCCCGACAGCATTGCCTCGACGTGAGGCCTGACGGGAATTCCTGATTTGCCCGGCGCGAGGGTGCTCAGGAGCACCATTTGAGCAATCGACGCTGGATCGTCGATTGCGAGTTGCTGGACGACAATTCCTCCCATCGACCAACCTACCACGGTAGGATGCCCTAATTTTAGCGCCTGGATCAGCGAAGCCGTATCGTTCGCCATGTCTCTTGCACTGAAATCGGACGCATCGGGAATCGATCGTCCGACCCCGCGATTATCGAAGACGACAACCTCGTTGTGTTTTGCAAGCTCAGCCAGGAACCGGGCGTTCCATTCGGATAAGGTCGCACGGAATCCGGTGACGAGCACGACCGGACTGCCGCGACCAAACCGATAATAGGCGATCGGTCCTCGTGATGTTTGCGCGATCTGCTCATGCACATCGTCGTAGATCGGCGATGTGACAGGTGGCGCGGCGCAGATAGTTTTGGGCGGAAGCCGCAGATCCGAAGCAAGCGTGGCTGCGCCCGCAAACAGACCCATGACCCCTAGCGCCAGACGGGCGACTGACAGGGC
This Methylovirgula sp. DNA region includes the following protein-coding sequences:
- a CDS encoding alpha/beta hydrolase, yielding MGLFAGAATLASDLRLPPKTICAAPPVTSPIYDDVHEQIAQTSRGPIAYYRFGRGSPVVLVTGFRATLSEWNARFLAELAKHNEVVVFDNRGVGRSIPDASDFSARDMANDTASLIQALKLGHPTVVGWSMGGIVVQQLAIDDPASIAQMVLLSTLAPGKSGIPVRPHVEAMLSGAPGVTFDDVMSVLFPPASLSSATHCFRREMYEPADYRSPVISNAVTNGQSALLKAWSQDGSAAKALLAVRVITLILSGSDDDVVSVRNSNALRNLLPNTRLVTIGRAGHAMMYQFPVALAQKISAFAKP